Proteins from one Marinitoga sp. 38H-ov genomic window:
- the amrS gene encoding AmmeMemoRadiSam system radical SAM enzyme, whose protein sequence is MKYIDLQLRGIFKVKKAYFFEKNSNIKNSNIKCKLCPHNCVIEETGICKTRKNINGELYSLNYGEITAINIDPIEKKPLFHFFPGEKVLSIGTWGCNFKCEFCQNFEISQEKPYGIYNINPEDLVNLTLQKNVNIVAFTYSEPIVWYEYVYETSKLLKEKNIKTVLVTNGYINKEPLEKLLPYIDAMNIDLKGFNDNFYSKIIGGKKEYVMDTIRLSYENNVHIEITTLVITNGNDNYNELESMFKWISSISKDIPLHLSKYYPMYKYNNPPTNLKKLEDLYYIAKKYLNYVYLGNVWNKEFESTYCPKCRTLLIERKGYNIKLKNIDEKGRCKNCLKEIPIIF, encoded by the coding sequence ATGAAATATATAGATTTACAGTTGAGAGGTATTTTTAAGGTGAAAAAAGCCTATTTTTTTGAAAAAAATTCTAATATAAAAAACTCTAATATAAAATGTAAATTATGTCCTCATAATTGTGTAATAGAAGAAACTGGTATTTGTAAAACCAGGAAAAATATTAATGGTGAATTATATTCATTAAATTATGGAGAAATTACTGCAATTAATATAGATCCTATAGAGAAAAAACCCCTTTTTCATTTCTTTCCTGGTGAAAAGGTTTTATCTATAGGAACTTGGGGATGTAATTTCAAATGTGAGTTTTGTCAAAATTTTGAAATATCACAAGAAAAACCATATGGGATATATAATATAAATCCTGAGGATTTAGTTAATTTAACCCTTCAAAAAAATGTAAATATAGTAGCTTTTACATATTCTGAACCTATAGTTTGGTATGAATATGTATATGAAACATCGAAACTATTAAAAGAAAAAAATATTAAAACTGTATTAGTTACTAATGGGTATATAAATAAAGAGCCATTAGAAAAATTGTTACCATATATAGATGCAATGAATATTGATTTAAAAGGTTTCAATGATAATTTTTATAGTAAAATAATAGGTGGGAAAAAAGAGTATGTAATGGATACTATAAGATTATCATATGAGAATAATGTGCATATTGAAATAACTACCTTAGTAATTACTAATGGAAATGACAATTATAATGAATTAGAAAGTATGTTTAAATGGATAAGTTCTATATCAAAAGATATACCACTTCATTTAAGTAAATATTATCCAATGTATAAATATAATAATCCTCCCACTAATTTAAAGAAATTGGAAGATTTATATTATATAGCAAAAAAGTATTTAAATTATGTTTATTTGGGAAATGTATGGAATAAGGAATTTGAATCAACATATTGCCCTAAATGTAGAACATTATTAATAGAAAGAAAAGGATATAATATAAAATTAAAAAATATTGATGAAAAGGGAAGGTGTAAAAATTGCTTAAAAGAAATACCAATAATTTTTTAA
- a CDS encoding FAD:protein FMN transferase, producing MLKRNTNNFLKYKGILYIIILIISISLILFFVFHKPLPKYYSKKDFAMGTWVNVVVSGEKIDSEKLADIAFDEMSRIEKKFSKTIENSVISKLNKERSIIADKETLFLIKAAINYADLTGSAFDPTVGELIKIWGFDDINNEKRIPTQDEIKTALEGVSYKFIKIEGDKISLLNDKTKIDLGGIAKGYAVDMAVQKIKELDPNATGFIDAGGDIGIIGPKFGKFPWVIGIRDPDKGPYDIKEQIYLKEGAIVTSGNYERFFVKDGVKYHHLLDPKTGYPANYFKSVTIISDNAMKADAMSTAIFILGDKLIGLDSMTKYGIQIYGINSENKVIKTTGFEYYLKEH from the coding sequence TTGCTTAAAAGAAATACCAATAATTTTTTAAAGTATAAAGGTATATTATATATAATAATACTAATTATATCAATTTCCTTAATTTTATTTTTTGTTTTTCACAAACCATTACCAAAGTATTATAGTAAAAAGGATTTTGCAATGGGAACATGGGTTAATGTAGTTGTATCTGGCGAGAAAATAGATTCTGAAAAATTAGCAGATATAGCTTTTGATGAAATGAGTCGTATTGAAAAAAAATTTAGTAAAACAATTGAAAATAGTGTTATTTCTAAATTAAATAAGGAAAGAAGCATTATTGCTGACAAAGAAACATTATTTCTAATAAAGGCTGCAATTAATTATGCGGATTTAACAGGAAGTGCATTTGATCCAACAGTAGGAGAATTAATAAAAATATGGGGATTTGATGATATAAATAATGAAAAAAGAATACCTACTCAAGATGAAATAAAAACAGCATTAGAAGGTGTAAGTTATAAGTTTATAAAAATAGAAGGAGATAAAATATCATTGTTAAATGATAAAACAAAGATAGATTTAGGTGGAATAGCAAAAGGATATGCAGTAGATATGGCAGTACAAAAAATAAAAGAATTAGATCCAAATGCTACTGGATTTATAGATGCAGGTGGGGATATAGGTATAATTGGACCAAAATTTGGTAAATTTCCTTGGGTAATAGGAATTAGAGATCCTGATAAAGGACCATATGATATAAAAGAACAAATATATTTAAAAGAAGGTGCAATAGTAACCTCTGGAAATTACGAAAGATTCTTTGTAAAAGATGGTGTTAAATATCATCATTTATTAGATCCTAAAACAGGATACCCTGCAAATTACTTTAAAAGTGTAACTATTATATCTGATAACGCAATGAAAGCAGATGCTATGTCTACAGCTATATTTATTCTAGGAGATAAATTGATAGGTTTAGATTCAATGACAAAATATGGAATACAAATATACGGTATTAATTCAGAAAATAAGGTTATAAAAACTACAGGATTTGAATACTATTTAAAAGAACATTAG